The stretch of DNA GCGGACATCGGCGGTGTCGTTCGGTCTGCGGACCCAAAGCGCACGTTCGACCGCGACGACGGCTCCGAGGGGCAGGTTCGAAACATCCGCGTCCAGGATTCGACCGGCGACATCCGCGTCGCACTCTGGGGCGACAAAGCAGATTACGAGATTGGCCCCGGCGACGAGGTTCACCTCGCGGACGTGGAAATCAAAGACGGTTGGCAAGAGGACATGGAGGCCTCGGCTGGCTGGCGGACGACCATCTCAGTCACACAAGACACCGACCGCGAGGTCGAAACCAGCTCTTTAGACGACGCCAAAGACACGGGCCTCTCTGCGTTCGCAAACGGTAACAAACCCGACACTGACGACGGCGAGTCTGACGACACAGACGGCGAAACGGTCGAGTTCACCGGGACGGTCGTCCAAGCCGGGAACCCGGTCGTCCTCGACGATGGCAAAGAGACGATGAGCGTCGAAACCTCCCAGACCGTCCAGCTCGGCCAAGAGATTACAGTTCGTGGCCAATTGCAAGACGGCCGTCTCAACGCCACAGACATCTTCTAAGCGACGCAACGCCCTGTAGCGTGACCGACGGAAACTCTTATGGGGCACTCAAACCCCTTCTGTGGTATGAGTGTAGAGCTACCGTTCGCCCCGGTAGACACCATCATACGCCGCAATGCTGGCTCCCTTCGCGTGAGCGCTGACGCCGCAGAAGAGCTTGCGCGCCGGATTCAAGGACACGGCGCGATGCTCGCGATTGACGCGGCAGAGCACGCGACGGCGGATGGTCGAAAAACCCTGATGGCACAGGATTTTGGTGTCGAACAGGCCATCGATAAGGATTCGCTGACCCTGCCGATTGCGCCCGTAGACCGCATTGCACGCCTCCGCATCGACAACAAATATCGCGTGGCGATGGACGCGCGCATCGCGCTTGCCGACATCCTCGAAGACTACGCAGAGAACATCGCGCTCGCCGCCGCGACGCTCGCCCGCCACGCAAACCGCCGCACCATCAAGGCAGAAGACATCCAGACCTATTTCGAACTCTTTGAATGAAATTTGGCTACAGCGAGGTCTGTCTGGACCACGACACGGGGGTTCGCCATCCCGAGAGTCCAGACCGTCTCCGCGCGATTCGCCGCGGGCTCGCAAAACAACACGGCGTCTCGTACATCGAGGCTGACCCCGCCTCAGAAGCCACCGTCCGCGCCGTCCACGACGACGACTACATAGACCGCGTCAAGCAGTTTTGTGCCGATGGCGGCGGCGAGTGGGACCCCGACACCATCGCCGTCGAAGCGACGTGGGACGCCGCCCTCGAGAGCGCCGGCCTCGCAGAATGGTCCGCGCGCGCCGCCCTCAACGGCGAAGACGGCCGGAACACGCCGTTCTCGATTGGCCGCCCACCGGGTCACCACGCCGTCTACGACAACGCGATGGGCTTTTGTTTCATCAACAACGCCGCCGTCGCCGCCCAGGCGGCACTCGACAGCGGTGACGCCTCCCGGGTGGCTATCTTCGACTGGGACGTCCACCACGGCAACGGCACCCAGGACATCTTCTACGACCGCGGCGATGTCCACTACTCGTCGTTTCACGAAGCCGGATTGTACCCCGGCACTGGCGAAGTCGAAGAAGTCGGTGAAGGCGACGGGAAGGGCATGACCCTCAACGCTCCGCTTCCGTCTGGAAGCGGCGATGCAGAGTACGCCGGTGCATTCGAGCAACTGCTCGTCCCCGCCCTCACCGAGTTCGAACCAGACCTACTGCTCGTGAGTGCGGGATTCGACGCCCACGAACACGACCCCATCTCCCGAATGCGCGTCTCGACGGAAGGCTACGGCGTGCTCACCGACCGGGTTCGAACGCTTGCCTCTGATTTGGATGCCGCACTCGGTTTCGTCCTCGAAGGTGGCTACGGGCTCGACACGCTCGCAGAAAGCATCACGATGGTACACGAGGTGTTCGACGGGCGCGAACCGGTCGAACCCGAGGGCGACGCGTCAGAGCGCGCCCAACTCATCATCGACCAGGCCGTGAAAGCTCACGGTCTTGGCGAGAAGTAGCGCGCAAGCACTTCGCCAAACTCGGCGGCGAGCGTGGCCACCTCGTCGCCAACGAGCACGTCGTACTCCTGTTCTATGTGTCGTTGGACGCTTGCCCCAAGGGCCACGTCGAAGAGCGCGTCACTCTCTAGAAACGCTTTCGCCGTCGTAAACTCCCGGTCGCGTTCGACGACGTAGCGGTCGCCGTCTACGAACGGCCCGAACACGGCTGGGTCGTCTGCGTACTTCTCGAAGAAGCCCGCTGCGTGCGCTTTGACGTGGACGGGTGGGCCTTCGTGGCGTTCGACAGCGGGTCGGGTTGCGACTTCGAGTTCAACGAACAACACTGCCGTGTCGGCTGCGAACGTGGCCGACCGGAGGACGTCGAATCCGCGGCGGTTCAACTCGCTGGCCATGCCGTCTACAGACTTGCGTAGCTGTGGATAGAGTTGGTCTTCGACGATATCTGGCGTCTCGAAACGGACGGCGACCGGGACGGTTTCGCGGTGCTCGATGGCCGTTCGAACCTGGTCTTCCGTGAACGGGTCGGGCGCGGTGGCGACGAACAACGCTTCGCTCGGGTCAGCAAGGAACGCCCGAGCATAGTGTTGGAGGCGGGCGACGTTGTCGGGCGAGACGGCCGCCGCGACGTTGCGAAGTGGGTCGGTCGGGTCGATGACGACGAGCGGGTCGGTGAAACTCCGGTGGCCGTGGCTCTCGGGGTCGAATTTCACCGGCGGCTTCCAGTCGGCGGCCGCTTCGAGCAACGCGAGTAAACTCCCGTATTCGAGAATCAAGAGCTCGGTGAGATACCCGGAGAAGCCCTCCGTCCGCAAATCGCTGCCGTAGACGCCGATGCCCTTCAGAAACTGTTTTGCAAGGCGCACGTCGCCCGCGAGTTCTGGCGTCAGGTGGTCGTTGAGATACGCGGTGTGAAACGGCGTTCGGTCAACGGCCGACTTGATATCAGACGCCGTCGGCACGTCGTAACACGGAACGAGGTCGACGCTGAAGCCGTTGAACTCACCTTTCGTGTAGGGATGTTCTGCGTACTCCTCGTGGCCGTCCGGGAGCACCTCCGAGCCAATCTGAAGCCCCAGTCGTTCGAGCTTCTCGCGGGGGAGGTCGGCAGGGAAACGGACGAACACGTCGATGTCTCGGTCGCCACTAATCCACGTCCCGCGGGCGGTGCTCCCGACGAGGACGGTGTCGGCCTCGACGGCGAGGTCGTCGATGGCGTCCTGCGTGCGGTCGAGGAGTGCGTCGGCTGCAGCCCGAAGCCGGGTCTGTTCGTCTGCGTCGGGTTCGACCCACTCCCGGACGCCCTTGAACACCCGCTCGTATTCGTCTCGCTCGGTCATTGAAATGGATTGACGGCGGGGTAGTGAAAGCGTGTCGATGCGAGGGAAAAAACGAAAGCCATATCATGCAACTCCCACTACCAGAAAACGCAGTCGTAAGCCGTCGTAGCTCAGATGGTAGAGCACCTCGCTGTTAAGGTTCGCAGTTCTTCTGTGGGCCGCAGACACGAGGTGGTCCCAGGTTCGAGCCCTGGCGACGGCGCTTCTTCAACTCTCAACCCGTGAGGAACTCCTGTTCCGAACACTACAGAGAGTTGCTTTTGAAAAATTCGACACGGGGTTTCAACTCTCGTGGTTACAACCAATCCTGCCATCGCAAGCGATAGTCTAAATACGCAGACGAGAAAATTGGCCAACAGAGGGCCCTTAGCTTAGTCTGGTTAAAGCGCCCGGCTCATAACCGGGTGAGCGCTGGTTCAAATCCTGCAGGGCCCATGATTCTTCCGCGAACACTGTGAGCGGAGAATCATCTATCCCGAAGGATTTGCAGTAAGGAGCGAACGCAGTGAGCGACTGGGGTTCAAATCCTGCAGAGCCCATCAATTTTGCAACGACGGTGAGGCGAACATTGTTCTCGGATTACCCGTTCAAACCTTCACCCGTTCGTCTAGTCCTTGCGTCCGCTGGTTTCGTTACGTGCACGCTGAATGGCTGCAACGCGTTCGTCACGGCGCAAGATTGCTTCGGCGAGTGATTCTTCGTAGGTGTGGAAGCCAGCGCCAGAAGCGACACCGGTAGCGCCCGTTGCAATGCGGTCTTCGAACACGGGCCCGGCTTCAGTGGCAGTGGATAGCTCTGGGTACAGGTTATTGGCAATATCGCGGAACAGGTCTACTCCAGAGAGATCTGCGGTCTCGAACGGGCCAACGGCGGCGGTTCTGAGGGCGTAGCCATCTCGTACCGCACGCTCTACGTCATCGAGCGAGGCGACCCCTTCTGCGACCAGATGGGTGCACTCTCGGAGAACCGCGAACTGGATTCGGTTCCAGACGAAGCCGGGAACGTCCCGCTCGACGACGATTGGGTCGCGTCCGACTGCTTCAACGTAGTCCACTGTTCGAGCGACGGTTTCAGCGGCTGTCTGCTCGCCTCGAACAACCTCGACGAGCGGGAGCAAGTAGGGTGGGTTCCACCAGTGGCAGCCGACAAGTCGCTCGGGATTGGGAACGAACTCACCGAGTTCGGTAATTGGAATCCCGGATGTGTTGGACGCGAGAATTGTATCGTCGGGCGTGGCTGAGGCGACGGTTTCAAGCACCTCCCGCTTGACCTCGCGACTTTCGGATACCGTCTCCAACACGAGGTCTGCGTCGGCAACGCCAGTGGCTGTCTCAAGTGTGTAGTCAATCAATTCACGGATGGTCGCGTGGTCTCCTGCCAACAAGTCCTCTTTTTGCAGGAAGGTGAGTGCATCCGTGACCGACTCGCGGGCCGTGTCGAGATTCGATTGCCGATGGTCGATGAGCGTTGTCGACGTCCCATGACGTGCGAATTGAACCGCGAGCCCAGCGCCCATATTGCCCGCACCAACGATTGCCACGTGTGACGGTGGATTTGCCATGCCACTCACTGTCGCAGACGGACGATAAAGATACGGGTGAACCGTAGTACTGCGGGTTGGTGTTCGTGAAATTCTGGCTTGGTATGAGCCACCGGAGAGAACCCGATTTGCCCGGTCAGCTTATGTCTTCGACAAGTTCGACAACGTAGCCGTCGGGGCCTTCTATGAATGAGACGCGGGCGTCTGCCACGTCCACGGTCAGTGGGCCGTCGATGACCGCACAACCGGTCTCATCTACCATTCGCGCTGTTTCGGCGTCAACGTCGTCGACGGCAACCGCGATGTGGTCGATGGTCTCGCGATCCGTGGAAGGCGTGGCGTGGTCTGGGGCATAGCGGAATTGGATTTCCCCATGTTCGCCTCCGATATAGACGTTCTCGATGCCGTCGAG from Haladaptatus sp. ZSTT2 encodes:
- a CDS encoding histone family protein, with translation MSVELPFAPVDTIIRRNAGSLRVSADAAEELARRIQGHGAMLAIDAAEHATADGRKTLMAQDFGVEQAIDKDSLTLPIAPVDRIARLRIDNKYRVAMDARIALADILEDYAENIALAAATLARHANRRTIKAEDIQTYFELFE
- a CDS encoding histone deacetylase family protein — its product is MKFGYSEVCLDHDTGVRHPESPDRLRAIRRGLAKQHGVSYIEADPASEATVRAVHDDDYIDRVKQFCADGGGEWDPDTIAVEATWDAALESAGLAEWSARAALNGEDGRNTPFSIGRPPGHHAVYDNAMGFCFINNAAVAAQAALDSGDASRVAIFDWDVHHGNGTQDIFYDRGDVHYSSFHEAGLYPGTGEVEEVGEGDGKGMTLNAPLPSGSGDAEYAGAFEQLLVPALTEFEPDLLLVSAGFDAHEHDPISRMRVSTEGYGVLTDRVRTLASDLDAALGFVLEGGYGLDTLAESITMVHEVFDGREPVEPEGDASERAQLIIDQAVKAHGLGEK
- the cca gene encoding CCA tRNA nucleotidyltransferase, with the translated sequence MTERDEYERVFKGVREWVEPDADEQTRLRAAADALLDRTQDAIDDLAVEADTVLVGSTARGTWISGDRDIDVFVRFPADLPREKLERLGLQIGSEVLPDGHEEYAEHPYTKGEFNGFSVDLVPCYDVPTASDIKSAVDRTPFHTAYLNDHLTPELAGDVRLAKQFLKGIGVYGSDLRTEGFSGYLTELLILEYGSLLALLEAAADWKPPVKFDPESHGHRSFTDPLVVIDPTDPLRNVAAAVSPDNVARLQHYARAFLADPSEALFVATAPDPFTEDQVRTAIEHRETVPVAVRFETPDIVEDQLYPQLRKSVDGMASELNRRGFDVLRSATFAADTAVLFVELEVATRPAVERHEGPPVHVKAHAAGFFEKYADDPAVFGPFVDGDRYVVERDREFTTAKAFLESDALFDVALGASVQRHIEQEYDVLVGDEVATLAAEFGEVLARYFSPRP
- a CDS encoding 3-hydroxyacyl-CoA dehydrogenase family protein, with protein sequence MANPPSHVAIVGAGNMGAGLAVQFARHGTSTTLIDHRQSNLDTARESVTDALTFLQKEDLLAGDHATIRELIDYTLETATGVADADLVLETVSESREVKREVLETVASATPDDTILASNTSGIPITELGEFVPNPERLVGCHWWNPPYLLPLVEVVRGEQTAAETVARTVDYVEAVGRDPIVVERDVPGFVWNRIQFAVLRECTHLVAEGVASLDDVERAVRDGYALRTAAVGPFETADLSGVDLFRDIANNLYPELSTATEAGPVFEDRIATGATGVASGAGFHTYEESLAEAILRRDERVAAIQRARNETSGRKD
- a CDS encoding VOC family protein yields the protein MDVIHTAIWVSDLEETRAFFVDALGLEENWSFTLDGIENVYIGGEHGEIQFRYAPDHATPSTDRETIDHIAVAVDDVDAETARMVDETGCAVIDGPLTVDVADARVSFIEGPDGYVVELVEDIS